A genome region from Haliotis asinina isolate JCU_RB_2024 chromosome 11, JCU_Hal_asi_v2, whole genome shotgun sequence includes the following:
- the LOC137256048 gene encoding dnaJ homolog subfamily C member 28-like, translating into MLRRSVSLPLCLHARLLQGEHWTLVNSMLNRPCNHGNLDTFIFCHNGRNIRQCQFSTSSSLGVGYKLKNNLNDCFSLLNVSADATLAEVREAYIKCAKLYHPDSGSTTADPKKFSQVKEAYKAILEQRKEGEDSEREETEEEIDKIVFDIKHTAPQHRQYLSFEGIGSGTPIQRQRIYQQYRVAKASDNVHDYRVQRLANEEESAVVIKDKIEAKKAKISNAIERLVEDMITDSMKNGDFDNLALKGKPLVYENRNPLLDIDTHNLNKILINNGYAPEWITLQGEIRKDITEARKKLAVLRSKMGCPPFDAEDAKKWKLQTSKHRGSVTDVNFKVDKFNMIVPFLDKQLVRYDADRDIRRIYDNWQKYLPDSPEDTEVIYDSNFKWHQSHYQVSHERINWAEVWRNIRAVFK; encoded by the exons ATGCTCCGCCGGTCAGTGTCTCTCCCTCTGTGTTTGCATGCCAGGCTCTTGCAAGGTGAACACTGGACATTGGTGAATTCCATGCTGAACAGACCATGTAACCATGGAAACTTGGACACATTCATCTTCTGTCACAATGGCAGAAATATCCGCCAGTGTCAGTTTTCGACATCGTCCAGTCTTGGGGTTGGGTACAAACTGAAGAACAACCTAAACGATTGCTTCTCCCTGCTGAATGTTTCGGCAGATGCTACATTAGCTGAAGTGAGAGAAGCATACATAAAATGTGCCAAGCTGTACCATCCTGACAGTGGATCAACAACTGCAGATCCTAAGAAGTTTTCACAAGTGAAGGAAGCTTACAAGGCTATACTG GAACAAAGGAAGGAAGGTGAAGATTCTGAGAGGGAAGAAACAGAGGAGGAAATTGACAAAATTGTCTTTGATATCAAACACACTGCACCACAACATCGTCAGTATCTGAGTTTTGAAGGCATAGGATCAGGAACCCCAATACAGAGACAGAgaatatatcagcaatatcgTGTTGCCAAGGCATCTGACAACGTCCATGACTACCGTGTTCAGCGTCTAGCCAATGAGGAAGAATCTGCTGTTGTCATCAAGGACAAGATTGAAGCCAAGAAAGCTAAGATAAG CAATGCCATAGAACGTCTTGTAGAAGACATGATTACTGACTCAATGAAGAACGGAGACTTTGACAACCTGGCCTTGAAGGGGAAGCCCCTGGTATATGAGAATCGCAACCCACTGTTGGACATAGATACACACAACCTGAACAAGATCCTCATCAATAACGGGTATGCCCCGGAGTGGATCACACTGCAGGGCGAGATCAG GAAAGATATCACAGAGGCAAGGAAAAAACTGGCTGTCTTGAGAAGCAAGATGGGTTGTCCACCCTTTGATGCAGAGGATGCCAAAAAGTggaagctgcaaacgtctaaaCACAGAGGCAGTGTCACAGATGTAAATTTCAAGGTGGACAAATTCAACATGATTGTCCCTTTCCTGGATAAACAGCTAGTGCGATACGATGCGGACCGGGACATTCGCCGTATTTATGACAATTGGCAGAAATATCTTCCTGACTCCCCAGAGGATACAGAAGTTATATATGATTCAAATTTTAAATGGCACCAATCACACTATCAGGTATCTCATGAGAGAATTAACTGGGCTGAAGTTTGGAGAAACATTAGAGCTGTGTTCAAATga